The Candidatus Nitrospira nitrosa genomic sequence AGAGCTCCGTGGAGCTCAGCAAGCTCGCGAGGTCCTGAAGGAAGAGATTCGCGTGCTGCGCGAACATGTTGCTCAGCTCAATGCGGGACTGGCGGACCGGGATCAAGTCCGAGTCCGCATGGAGAAGCTGGAATCGGCACAAGATCGTGTCCATCTGCTGGAAGTGGAACTGAGTGACAGAGAAGCCGCTCATCGTCGTAGGATTCAGCAACTCGAACAGCTTCTCACCGAACGAGATCAGCGGATCGATACGTTTGACGTCAGCGCGGCTGCCCACGCGGATGAACTCCGTGCGGCGCAGCAGGCTAGTCAGTCGGCCGAACAGGCCCGCGAAGTCCTGAAGGAGGAAATCCGCATCCTCCGTGAACAGATCACTCAACTCAACGAAGGCCTCCCCGCCCGAGAACGCCTTCGCGCTCAAGTCAAAGAGTTGGAGTCGATGCGAGGCCGTGTCCACCAGCTGGAAGTCGAACTGAGTGATCGAGAGGCCGCCCATCGCGGCACCATCCAGCAACTCGAACAGGCCCTGACGGAGCGCGACCGTCGCATCAGTGAGTTTGATTCGCTGGCGGCCATCCAGCTGGGCGAACTCCACACGGCCCAACAGGTCTCTCAGACCGCCGAACAGACTCGCGAAGTCCTCAAGGAAGAAATCCGCGTCCTCCGGGAACAGATCACCCAACTCAATGAGAGCCTTGCTCACCAGGACCGACTCCGCGCCCAAGTCAAGAAGCTGGAGGCGACCCAAGACCGTGTCCACCAGCTGGAAGTCGAACTGAGTGATCGAGAGGCCGCCCATCGCGGCACCATCCAGCAACTCGAACAGGCCCTGACGGAGCGCGACCGTCGCATCGGGGAATTCGATACGCTGGCGGCCGCGCAAGCGGACGAGGTTCAGGATGCCTTGGAGGCCTGTCGAACGGCGGAGCAGGCCCGTGATGTCCAGAAGGAAGAAATCCGCGTCCTCCGGGAGCATATCGCCCAACAGAACGAGGAACTCGCCCACCGAGACCGGCTGCGAGCCCAGGTCAAGAAACTGGAGGCAACCCAAGACCGCGTGCACCAGCTGGAAGTCGAACTGAGTGATCGGGAGGCCGCCCATCGCGGCACCATCCAGCAACTCGAACGGACGCTGGCCGAACGCGATCAGCGGCTTGGGGAGTTTCATGCGAGCGCCGCTGCCCAGACGGACGAACTCCGTGGTGCCCAGCAGGCCTGTCAGGCGGCTGAGCAGGCCCGCGAAGTCTCCAAGGAGGAAATCCGCGTCCTCCGTGAGCAGATCGTACGGCTGCATGAGGAACTAGCGGATCGGGATCACATCCGAGTCCGCATGGAGAAATTGGAGTCGGCGCAAGATCGTGTCCATCAGCTGGAAGTGGAACTGAGTGACCGGGAAGCCGCCCATCGCGGCACGCTCCAGCAACTCGAACAGGCCCTTGCGGAGCGCGACCGTCGGATCAGTGAGTTTGATTCGCTGGCGGCCGTGCAAGCGGACGAAGTGCAGGATGCGTTGGAAGCCAGTCGAACGGCGGAGCAGGCCCGGGAGGTCATGAAGGAGGAAATCCGCGTCCTCCGTGAGCAGATCGCGCAACTCAATGAAGGCCTTGCCCACCGCGATCGACTCCGTGCCCGGGTCCAGAAGCTGGAGGCGACCCAGGACCGTGTGCATCAGCTGGAAGTCGAGCTGAGTGATCGGGAAGCCGCCCACCGCGGCACCATCCAACAACTCGAACAGGCTCTCACGGAGCGAGACCGTCGGATCGATGAGCTGGTGCCGGCCGCCCACCTCCTGCACGAGAAAGAAGCTGCCATTAAAGAATGGGAACGAACCCACGTACGCGCGATGCAGGACCTCGAAGCTGAGGCGACAAAGCTTCAAGAATCCTGTACAGTGCAGGATCAACTCCGGGCGCAACATCAACTCGACGAGCAACAGCTAGAGGAACGCGACACCAGGATTGCGAACCTCCAGCGTGAGCTGAAGGACTTGCAGGCGGAACGGCAAGCCCTCCGCAAGGAGGTGCAAGTCATTCCTGAAAAGGAGGAGCAGATCGATCGCTTGCAAAAGCGGTTAAAAGAACTGCGTGCAGCACTGAAGGCAACGCCTTCATCAGCCATCGTTCCTCCCCAGCCGCATCGCCAGAGGGAAGCTGCGCCACACTCCTCGCAACCCAAAGTCAGCAAACCCGTCGCCCCGGCGCGCCAGAATGGGACGGGACAACAGTCCCCGGTCGGACAACAGCCGAAGAGCGGCAAGCCCATTCAGCCAGACGATCTGAAAAAGATCGACGGGATTGGGCCTGGCCTTGCCGCTACGCTCCAGAAGCTGGGCACCCGCACGTTTATCCAAATCGCGCGATGGAAACCAGAAGACATCGAGAAAATCGCCAAGAAGCTTGCGACTGATCCGGAGCGGATTAAACGTGAGAATTGGATTGCCGGAGCGAAGAAACAGCACTACGAAAAGTACAAGGAACGGCTTTGACCTTCGCTGACGATGAAGAGTCGTCGGTCGTGACTCCGATACGAGTGATTCCTTACGCGGTCTAAAAACCATATAATTCGTCTACCGAACTATATGCGGTGATGGCCGATTGACCTCAGTTTCAACTAGAAGCATGCCGAAGCATCTAGCTCCATGGAGACCAGTTCGAACCCGTCTCCTTGTCGTTGACCTGCTTGACTGAACATCTCCCACCTAGTACATAGTCGTGACATGTGGCACCGTCAGGACCCGCACAGCAACGACCAGCCCCAGGTTGAACGGGACGAGTTCACGAGGCGTGCAAGAATTCTTGCTGTCGGTATCGCTGCGCTGATGCTGCTTGCCGTGGTGTGCATCCCCCGACATCTCCCTTCACAACCACGGACCACAGCTATCACCCCAGCTTCGCTTTATATCAGCTTCGAACAAAACACCTTGATACTTCGGGGCTCACTCCCCACCCAACGGAGCAAGACCTCGATTCTTGAGCAGGCACATACGCTGTATGCAAAAAAGGGAACCCGTGTGACTGACCAGTTCACCGTCGACGCACAAGTCGGTTCAGCTGCATGGGTGGACACCATTCCACAGCTGCTCCCGATTTTGGGCTGGATGACTGAACGTGGCTCTATCATTATTGACGGCCATTCACTGGTTGTGACCGGTCAGGTCGCGAGTGCTCGCGAAAAAGCCGACGTGCTCCAGGTGATGGCTCCG encodes the following:
- a CDS encoding OmpA family protein is translated as MWHRQDPHSNDQPQVERDEFTRRARILAVGIAALMLLAVVCIPRHLPSQPRTTAITPASLYISFEQNTLILRGSLPTQRSKTSILEQAHTLYAKKGTRVTDQFTVDAQVGSAAWVDTIPQLLPILGWMTERGSIIIDGHSLVVTGQVASAREKADVLQVMAPAVRAGLKIEDRVMVAQATASSPASVSLTALQLSLNQVLAKSSIEFEPDSATVTAKGQAVLDHIVVLLRKAPTAPIEIASHTDIGGAAEHNLRLSRQRADAVKQYLTDQGLTNPFTTIGYGSTRPLSNRKYQPGLPQNQRIELLMIRTT